GCCGAATTCGAACAGCGTATGACTTCGACACTTTTTATTCCGGCAAAAGCTGTATTTCAATTTAACGATAAGAGTTTTGTTTGGGTCAAAACATCCTCCAATACCTTCGTCAAGCGCTATGTCACCACTGGGGTAACAGAAGGTGATGCAATCCAGATTTTAACCGGCCTGCTTCCGCAGGAACAGATTGTTGGTGAAGGTGCCTTTTATTTAACACCCAGCCTGTAATAGGCTCAGGCTTTCAACTTTTAAAATAGAAACACATGAATATTAAACAATTCATTGGCCATATCATTGCAAAGAGATGGGTGATCGCCGCATCCTTTCTATTGATCGGGTTCTTCGGTTATTATGCCTGGCGACAACTTTCGATTGAAGCCTATCCCGATATAGCTGATGTATCGTCACAGATCGTAACCCAGGTACAGGGCTTGGCTGCCGAAGAAATGGAACAACAGATCACCATCCCCATCGAGCAGGCCATCAATGGTTTGCCCGGAATGGAAGTGATGCGCAGTAAAACGACTTTTGGCTTATCCATGGTCACGATTGTCTTCAAAGATGGTGTTGAAGATTATTGGGCGAGAGCCCGCATACAGGAGCGTCTTGCTGATTTAGCCCTTCCCTATGGTGCCAGTCCTGGATTGGACCCCCTGACTTCACCTACAGGTGAGATCTTCCGTTATATTCTTGAAAGTAAAACCCACGATTTACGACAGTTGACGGATCTCCAAAATTTTGTCATTATTCCCAAAATTAAACAAGTTTCGGGCGTTGCTGATGTAACCAATTTTGGTGGAATTACCACACAGTTCCAGGTGGAACTGGATCCCAAAAAGCTTGATCAATACGAAATTTCGCTTGCCGAAGTTGTCGCCAAGATCGAAAGCAATAATGCCAATGCCGGTGGCAGTGTGATGAACCGTGGGGATCAATCGTATGTCATCCGTGGCATCGGTCTGGTCAAGACATTGGATGATTTGGGCAACATCGTCGTAAAATCCACCAACGGGAACCGCATCTATATGCGTGACATCGGTCAGATCAAACTTGGAAATCTAGCGCGTAAAGGTGCCCTAGGATACTCGGATAAACGTGGGGCCAATTACTCGGATAACATCGAAGGGATTGTCCTGCTATTAAAAAATGAGAATCCTTCTGCTGTTTTGGCGGGTGTAAATGCAACGGTCCGCGAACTAAATGACAACATTCTTCCTGAGGGTGTAAAAGTACATGTTGTGCTTGATAGAACAAGCTTAGTTGACAACACACTACATACTGTTTCCAAAACCCTCCTGGAAGGCATGATGCTGGTTATTTTTGTCCTCATTATTTTTCTGGGCAGCTGGCGTGGCGCACTCCTGGTGGCCATCACAATTCCATTGTCCCTGCTGATTGCCTTTATTCTGATGCATTTCACCCATATTCCCGCCAATTTGCTTTCCTTAGGGGCAATTGATTTTGGGATTATCGTGGATGGCGCCATCGTTATACTCGAAACCATTCTTAAAAAAAGGGAGGATGAACCGGAAAGTCTCCTGCAGGAAAAAACCGTCGCACAGAAAATTGCTGAAGTTGCCAAACCCATATTCTTTGCGACGCTGATTATTATTACAGCCTACCTTCCTTTATTTGCATTTGAACGTGTCGAGAAGAAACTTTTTACGCCGATGGCCTATACCGTAGGCTATGCCCTCTTCGGTGCCTTCGCTGTCGCTCTTGTACTTATACCCGGGTTGGCCTATTTGATCTATCGCAAACCCCAAAAAATAGTCCACATCAAATGGTTGGCAAAATTGACTGTTGCTTATCAATCCGCGATAGAAAAGGTTATGCGGGCTCCCAAAAGAGTTTTTATTCCATTGGTCATCGTATTACTGGCCACAGGTTTGCTCACCGCCTCCGTTGGCAAGGACTTTCTTCCCACATTGGATGAAGGTTCAATCTGGCTTCAGGTTTCGCTGCCCCCCGGCATCACGGTTGAAAAGTCCAAAGAAATGAGTGATACCCTACGTGCTCGCACACTTCAATACGAAGAGATCTCCTATGTCATGGTTCAGGCGGGACGTAATGACGATGGTACCGACGCCTGGACGCCCTCTCATTTCGAAGTTAGTGTGGGATTAAAACCCTACACAACATGGAAGTGGGGCAAAACCAAGGAAGACCTGATCAATGAACTTGCTGCAACATATGCGAAAATGCCCGGATTCAATGTTGCTTTTTCCCAACCCATGATCGACGGTGTCATGGACAAAATCGCTGGCGCCCATAGTGAGCTCGTTGTCAAAATATTCGGTGATGATTTAAGAGAAAACCGCAGGGTCGCCGAGGAACTTATCACGACGCTCCAACACGTGAAGGGAGCCGTCGATCTGGCCATTGATCAGGAGCCACCACTCCCCCAGTTGCAAATTATCGCCGATCGCGATAAAATAGCACAATACGGATTGAACATTGCTGACGTGACCGACCTAATTCAGATTGCTATCGGCGGAAAAGCCGTTGCCCAGGTCTATCAAGGAATCAAAGTGTATGATATTACCTGTCAATATCCGGAGGAAAACAGGAATTCACCCGAAAAAATTGGCAACTTAATGCTGTATCCCGAAAATGGAAACCGTATCCCACTAGCTCAGGTGGCAACCATTAAACTTAATACGGGAGAAAGTATGATTTCGCGCGAGCGCAACAATCGCCAATTGACGGTTCGTTTAAATGTCCGTGGTCGCGATCTAGGGACATTCCTCACCGAAGCACAGCAGGCCATTGCCAAGAATATATCCTATGACCCACATAAAATCAGGTTAAAATGGGGCGGACAATTTGAAAATCAGCAGCGCGCTTACAGCCGGCTTGCCATTATCGTCCCATTGACATTGGCCATTATATTTATCTTGTTGTACGGCACATTTGGTTCATTTAGACAGGCAGGTATTTTAATGGGCATCGTACCGTTGGCACTTTTTGGCGGAATGCTCGCGCTCCATGTTCGTGGCATGACGCTCAACGTGTCGTCGGCAGTCGGTTTTATTGCCTTATTCGGTGTCGCCATACAAAACGGTGTCTTGATGCTTTCACAGATGAATGTATTACGCAAAAATGGATTATCCCTACATAAAGCTGTAACACAAGGCGCTTTTAGTCGTTTTCGTCCCGTTTTGATGACCGCCACAGTGGCCATACTTGGTTTGCTTCCGGCTTCGCTGGCAACAGGGATCGGATCGGATGTTCAGCGCCCCTTGGCAACAGTAATTGTCTATGGTCTGCTATTTTCGACTATCCTGACACTATTTGTGCTCCCCCCGCTCTATTATCTTTTAGAACGTAATAGCACCACACAAAAAGCCCCTGTAGAATAAATACAAATTCAACCATTCGAAACAGCAGAAAGCAAGCTGTTTCGAATGGATTCAACCTGAACATTAAAAAGGCTTCAACCAACCCTATACAGCAATCACATCCGCTGAAGGTCCACGCTAGTCAGGAAGCAGGGGGCCAAACGGAATGCGCTTACGAATAGCCCGGGCTACTTATTTCATATGTCAAGGAGCGCCCTCGTACTTTAATAAAAGAATCATTAAAACAGAACATTCAAAACACGTCGATGATCATGAACAAGCAACATATTTTAACAAAGAAAAGCTTTACCTTTTTTCTTTTTATACTCGCGCTATACCATACAGCAATCGCTCAGGATAGGAATAGCAGCGTGTCAGAAGTGACAGGGCAGCAACTCGACTATTCAAAATTCATCCATACAGTCGCTAAAAATAATCTGGGCTACGCCGCCGAAAAATTCAACCTCAGCATTGCTGAAGCCAATATCATTAGCGCCAGGGTATTTCCAGATCCTGAATTTAGTATGGGTATTTTTGATAATAGTGAACGTACAAAGCAGCTTGGCCGGGGCTATAATGCGGGAATTGCATGGACACTGGAGCTGGGGACTAAACGAAAAGCACGGATAAACCTGGCCAAAGATGAAGCCGAAGTAACCCGTTTACTGCTCGCAGACTATTTCCGAAATTTACGTGCCGACGCTACACTTGCATTTTTGACAGCAAAGCAGCAGGCATTCCTGCTGAAAATAAACCAAAATTCCTATCAGCAACTTAGGCAATTGGCCATATCGGATAGTATTCGGTATCAATTGGGGAGCATCCCTGAAATTAATTTCCGTCAATCTAAACTGGAAGCCGCCAATATGCACAATACGTTGCTGGCAACAGAAGCTACCTGGAAATCCGCCCTTGCAAACCTCTCCCTGTTTATGGCAGATAGCTCCGTCACGACAACGGTGTTATCCCTGGATGCTTTCAACCATTTGGACCGTACCTACCACTTAGATGAACTGGTTAGAGTAGCCCAAAATGACCGCAGCGATCTAAAAGTTGCCCTGCAAAATAAACAGCTTTCAAAACGCCTGCTCCAATTGGCCCAAGCCAATCGGATAATAGATCTCGGGCTTTCAGTCGGCGTCACCTATAATGGTGAAGCGCGAAATGAAACCGCCCCAACGCCCCAGTTTACAGCTGTAAATGCAGGCATCTCCATTCCGCTCAAGTTCTCGAATTTTAACACAGGTGATCTGAAAGCTGCAAAATTTAAGATCGATCAAGATGAGATTGCCTATCAGGAAGTCCTCCTACGCATTCAGATCGAAGTTACGCAAGCGTTCCTCTCCTACCAGGCCGCTCAAAAACAGGTACAGCTATTTGACAGCGCTATGCTATCGGAAGCAAAGGCAATTTTAGCAGGAAAGGTTTACAGCTATAAAAGAGGCGATACATCCCTACTGGAAGTTTTAAATGCCCAACGGACCTACAATGAAACCCAGCTTAGCTATTATGAAGCCCGTTACAACTATGCGATCGCCTTGGTCGAACTCCAACGTACAGCTGGAATATGGGATATTCAGGAGATCTAAGCTGGAGAAATTCTATTTTTTCCTAGTTTCTTATACATGCTTTTCAAGGAAGGCGAGATCAGTATCAGCAAAAGTATGCTGATACTGATCATGGACATGATCTCATAATAATCCATGGCATAACGCACAAAAGATTGGATCTTGATCCGCTCAGCAACGAGCTTTAAAGCCGCGGTATGTTCCTTATACTGCAGTCCATGCTGCAAAATGCTGACAGATTCCTGCTGCAGGTACTCCCGAAATAAGGGATTGCCCACTTCCGTTTGGTCCCTAAACACCTGCTGGTGCTGGGCATGTTCAAACAACTTGAAAAAATTCTGTAAACCGATACTGCTCGTGTAGCCCAAGTACCGGATAGCGAGACAGATCGCTGCTGCAGAAGCGCCCAATTGAGGACTAACACTGGTAATGCAAAATAAGATGGTCGGTACCATAATAAGCCCAACTCCGAGTCCATGTAAAACTAATGGTATCCAAAAATGCGCATCATTACCCTGCCCCTCAAAGGAGAAAAACATCCATTGGTGAAACAGCAGCAAGCAACAGAAGCCCAGAATCCAAATCCATTTTACGGGACGTTGCCCAAGCATCCAATACAATGAGCCCAGTACACCGGCGACAATACCAGCAATATTAAACCATTGGATATAGGACAAATGAATGGGATCAAGTTGAATAACCTGTACGAGATATTGATTTGAGATGGTCAGGGAGAAGCGCTCGATATACATCATATACAAAATCAACAGTCCCAAGAGAAAATTTCTGTTTTTAAAAATCGCTAAATGCACATAAACACGTTTGAGAACCATTTGTCGAACAATAAAAAGAATAAGCAGCGTCATCCCCAGCGCAAATACAATAAGTAGCTGCTGATCGTTAAACCAATACACTTCCTGTCCATACACCATTAGATAGCCAAAACTGACGATCACAAGGCTATAGAAAATACAGCTTGCCCAGTCTAATGAAAATAAGGGGTAAGGACGTATATGCCGTATGGAGCGCATCGTTAGCATAATGAGCAATAAACCCGGTACAAATGATAATGCAGCGTATAGATAGAGCTGATCAAAATTGAATGAATCGATAAATTCAGCCGTAACGAATGTATTAAAAGGCGAGCTACATAATAGTAAGCCGAAAAAGACAGCGTAACTCACTTCCTTGGCCCGATCACTTTTCAACCTGGAAAATATCATGGAGATCGATAAGTTTACGGCAGAAGCAAACAACATTCCTTGAAAAAAACGCAGTCCATATACCCAGCTGATATCCCTGATACTGTACATCAAAAAGCAATTCAATAGCTGTAGC
The Sphingobacterium multivorum genome window above contains:
- a CDS encoding efflux RND transporter permease subunit; translation: MNIKQFIGHIIAKRWVIAASFLLIGFFGYYAWRQLSIEAYPDIADVSSQIVTQVQGLAAEEMEQQITIPIEQAINGLPGMEVMRSKTTFGLSMVTIVFKDGVEDYWARARIQERLADLALPYGASPGLDPLTSPTGEIFRYILESKTHDLRQLTDLQNFVIIPKIKQVSGVADVTNFGGITTQFQVELDPKKLDQYEISLAEVVAKIESNNANAGGSVMNRGDQSYVIRGIGLVKTLDDLGNIVVKSTNGNRIYMRDIGQIKLGNLARKGALGYSDKRGANYSDNIEGIVLLLKNENPSAVLAGVNATVRELNDNILPEGVKVHVVLDRTSLVDNTLHTVSKTLLEGMMLVIFVLIIFLGSWRGALLVAITIPLSLLIAFILMHFTHIPANLLSLGAIDFGIIVDGAIVILETILKKREDEPESLLQEKTVAQKIAEVAKPIFFATLIIITAYLPLFAFERVEKKLFTPMAYTVGYALFGAFAVALVLIPGLAYLIYRKPQKIVHIKWLAKLTVAYQSAIEKVMRAPKRVFIPLVIVLLATGLLTASVGKDFLPTLDEGSIWLQVSLPPGITVEKSKEMSDTLRARTLQYEEISYVMVQAGRNDDGTDAWTPSHFEVSVGLKPYTTWKWGKTKEDLINELAATYAKMPGFNVAFSQPMIDGVMDKIAGAHSELVVKIFGDDLRENRRVAEELITTLQHVKGAVDLAIDQEPPLPQLQIIADRDKIAQYGLNIADVTDLIQIAIGGKAVAQVYQGIKVYDITCQYPEENRNSPEKIGNLMLYPENGNRIPLAQVATIKLNTGESMISRERNNRQLTVRLNVRGRDLGTFLTEAQQAIAKNISYDPHKIRLKWGGQFENQQRAYSRLAIIVPLTLAIIFILLYGTFGSFRQAGILMGIVPLALFGGMLALHVRGMTLNVSSAVGFIALFGVAIQNGVLMLSQMNVLRKNGLSLHKAVTQGAFSRFRPVLMTATVAILGLLPASLATGIGSDVQRPLATVIVYGLLFSTILTLFVLPPLYYLLERNSTTQKAPVE
- a CDS encoding TolC family protein, with protein sequence MNKQHILTKKSFTFFLFILALYHTAIAQDRNSSVSEVTGQQLDYSKFIHTVAKNNLGYAAEKFNLSIAEANIISARVFPDPEFSMGIFDNSERTKQLGRGYNAGIAWTLELGTKRKARINLAKDEAEVTRLLLADYFRNLRADATLAFLTAKQQAFLLKINQNSYQQLRQLAISDSIRYQLGSIPEINFRQSKLEAANMHNTLLATEATWKSALANLSLFMADSSVTTTVLSLDAFNHLDRTYHLDELVRVAQNDRSDLKVALQNKQLSKRLLQLAQANRIIDLGLSVGVTYNGEARNETAPTPQFTAVNAGISIPLKFSNFNTGDLKAAKFKIDQDEIAYQEVLLRIQIEVTQAFLSYQAAQKQVQLFDSAMLSEAKAILAGKVYSYKRGDTSLLEVLNAQRTYNETQLSYYEARYNYAIALVELQRTAGIWDIQEI